A genomic region of Alligator mississippiensis isolate rAllMis1 chromosome 4, rAllMis1, whole genome shotgun sequence contains the following coding sequences:
- the LOC102569226 gene encoding keratin, type I cytoskeletal 14 — protein MSCGIKSSSSSSRIISGGGGGGGGGGGRCVGYSSVSSRKYTSSGRSGGGGGFSGRSYSGGGSRSSYGGGFSSGSCGRISRSCYGGRISGGSFGPSGGGICGGYGGGAGGFGGGGAGFGGGYGGGLSPCGFGGNGGFSGGGFSGGSFGGGGFSGGSFGGDDTGFLSNNEKMTMQNLNERLASYLDKVRHLEEENANLERLIREWYQNHGPQYGRDYSQYYGPIEDLQNQIISATVDFNKVLLDIDNTRMTADDFRIKYETEYSLRQNVEGDINGLRPILDQLTLARSDLEAQYESLKEELISLKKNHEEEMRGLQSQSGGDVNVEVNTTPDSNLMQKLNEMRCEYEQIIENNRKEVERWYETKMEEVNQEVHTSGQEIQSSNHQVSELRREYQTLEIELQSQLSMLQSLQSNLEDTERRYNMQLQQIQNTITTVEEELASIRCEIESQNYEYKMLLDIKCHLEQEIAQYRALLEEGQQDIGNQPGGRGGGGGSSYGGIRGGSIGGGGSIGGGTTGGTCIGGGIGGGIGGGSIGGCGIGGGGGSGGGGSCVISGGGIGGGGGRGIKIAGGGGGFSHSYSSSSHGISSSS, from the exons ATGAGTTGTGGCATTAAGTCTTCATCTAGCTCTTCTAGAATTAttagtggtgggggtggtggtggtggtggtggaggaggaagaTGTGTTGGGTACTCCTCAGTCTCTTCTAGGAAATATACTTCCTCTGGAAGAAGCGGTGGTGGAGGAGGCTTCTCTGGTAGAAGCTACAGTGGTGGAGGTTCTAGGAGCAGTTACGGAGGGGGATTTAGCAGTGGCAGTTGTGGAAGGATTAGCCGTTCCTGTTATGGAGGGCGAATAAGTGGGGGAAGCTTTGGACCAAGTGGTGGTGGTATCTGTGGGGGAtatggtggtggtgctggaggatttggaggtggtggtgcaggATTTGGCGGTGGTTATGGAGGTGGCCTTAGTCCATGCGGCTTTGGAGGCAATGGTGGCTTTAGTGGTGGTGGCTTCAGTGGTGGTAGTTTTGGCGGTGGTGGCTTCAGTGGTGGTAGTTTTGGCGGTGATGATACTGGCTTCCTTTCCAACAATGAAAAGATGACCATGCAGAACCTTAACGAACGCCTGGCATCTTACTTGGACAAGGTGCGACATTTGGAGGAAGAAAACGCTAACCTTGAACGTCTAATCAGGGAGTGGTATCAGAACCACGGTCCTCAATATGGAAGAGACTACAGCCAGTATTATGGACCAATTGAAGACCTTCAAAATCAG ATTATTTCTGCAACTGTGGATTTTAACAAGGTCCTTCTGGACATTGATAACACTAGGATGACTGCTGATGACTTTAGAATTAA GTATGAAACTGAATACAGTCTCCGCCAGAATGTGGAGGGTGATATTAATGGCTTACGCCCCATATTAGACCAGCTGACCTTAGCCAGGTCTGACCTGGAGGCACAATATGAGTCCCTGAAGGAGGAATTGATTTCTCTGAAAAAGAACCATGAAGAG GAAATGAGAGGACTGCAGTCACAGTCTGGTGGTGATGTCAATGTGGAGGTCAATACTACCCCTGACAGTAATCTGATGCAAAAACTAAATGAAATGCGATGTGAATATGAACAGATCATTGAAAACAACCGTAAAGAGGTGGAAAGATGGTATGAAACTAAG ATGGAAGAGGTTAATCAGGAAGTCCACACCAGTGGTCAAGAGATACAATCAAGCAACCACCAGGTCTCGGAGCTGAGACGTGAATATCAGACACTGGAAATTGAGCTCCAGTCTCAGCTCAGCATG TTACAGTCCTTGCAATCCAACTTGGAGGACACAGAACGCCGTTATAACATGCAGCTGCAACAGATCCAGAACACGATTACCACTGTGGAAGAAGAACTGGCCAGTATCCGATGTGAAATAGAGAGTCAAAACTATGAATACAAGATGCTACTTGACATCAAGTGCCACCTGGAACAGGAGATAGCTCAATACCGGGCATTGCTTGAGGAAGGACAGCAAGACATTGG AAAccaaccaggaggaagaggaggtggtggtggctctTCTTATGGAGGAATAAGAGGAGGGAGCATAGGAGGAGGTGGTAGCATTGGAGGGGGGACCACTGGAGGGACCTGCATCGGAGGAGGCATAGGAGGAGGCATAGGAGGGGGCAGCATCGGAGGGTGTGGAATAGGAGGAGGTGGTGGTAGTGGAGGCGGTGGCTCCTGTGTTATTTCAGGGGGAGGAataggaggaggtggtggaagaggaATTAAAAttgcaggaggtggtggtggattTTCCCACTCCTACTCTTCATCTTCCCATGGCATCTCCTCATCTTCCTAA